From one Bacteroidota bacterium genomic stretch:
- a CDS encoding DUF2452 domain-containing protein, giving the protein MTTETPSEEYYSGPASLSPIPLSIGSPVIRPEDKNKIKANAVEAMHHYANQEIALLKKQADLIMSQVREIEARLKISERIYESNLKFVPVIGQVYHLYERDNYYNLSLISPAEWGNSRTAGKYVASVKLLGDHSWDVISKSE; this is encoded by the coding sequence ATGACCACAGAAACTCCTTCGGAAGAATATTATTCGGGCCCTGCAAGCCTGTCGCCAATACCATTGAGTATTGGCTCGCCTGTTATAAGACCTGAAGATAAAAATAAAATAAAGGCCAATGCCGTAGAGGCTATGCACCATTATGCCAACCAGGAAATAGCCTTATTGAAAAAACAAGCTGATTTAATTATGAGTCAGGTGCGTGAAATTGAAGCCAGACTTAAAATTTCGGAACGTATTTATGAAAGCAATTTAAAGTTTGTGCCTGTTATTGGTCAGGTATATCATTTGTATGAAAGGGATAATTATTACAACCTTTCACTTATTAGCCCTGCTGAATGGGGAAATAGCAGAACGGCCGGTAAATATGTAGCCAGTGTAAAACTATTGGGCGACCATAGCTGGGACGTAATCAGTAAATCGGAATAA
- a CDS encoding 4-hydroxy-3-methylbut-2-enyl diphosphate reductase — protein sequence MNVQVTIDDNSGFCFGVVFAISMAEEILDTEGKLYCLGDIVHNDEEVARLKAKGLQIIDHEQLKKITHEKVLIRAHGEPPETYKLAMDNHIELIDASCPVVLKLQNRVREAYNDKEPILIYGKHGHAEVKGLVGQTNGEAIVVETFDELEKHDLPKKLQLFSQTTKRTKNLYKLKATLEEKGIEVDFNDTLCRQVSNRDVQLPTFVKKFDKVVFVAGLKSSNGKVLYDVCKENNPNTYFVSSRTEVKPEWFAEGDSIGICGATSTPQWQMEEVKETILSF from the coding sequence ATGAATGTACAAGTAACTATTGACGATAATTCTGGTTTTTGCTTTGGAGTAGTATTTGCTATTTCCATGGCAGAAGAAATATTAGATACCGAAGGCAAATTATACTGCCTTGGCGATATCGTTCATAACGATGAAGAAGTGGCTCGACTAAAAGCAAAGGGATTGCAAATTATTGACCACGAACAACTCAAAAAAATTACCCACGAAAAAGTATTGATAAGGGCACATGGCGAACCACCGGAAACGTATAAGTTAGCTATGGATAACCACATTGAATTAATAGATGCAAGTTGCCCCGTAGTGCTAAAGCTACAAAACAGGGTACGCGAAGCCTATAACGATAAAGAGCCTATACTTATTTACGGTAAACACGGTCATGCAGAAGTAAAAGGCTTAGTAGGGCAAACCAATGGAGAAGCCATAGTAGTAGAAACCTTTGACGAACTAGAAAAACACGATTTGCCAAAAAAACTACAGTTGTTTAGCCAAACAACCAAACGGACTAAAAACCTGTATAAGCTAAAAGCTACATTAGAAGAAAAAGGCATTGAAGTTGATTTTAATGATACCCTTTGCCGTCAGGTAAGTAACCGCGATGTGCAATTACCAACCTTTGTAAAAAAATTCGATAAAGTAGTTTTTGTAGCCGGTTTAAAATCATCAAACGGAAAAGTGCTGTACGATGTGTGTAAAGAAAACAATCCTAATACCTATTTTGTAAGTAGTAGAACCGAAGTAAAACCCGAGTGGTTTGCCGAAGGCGATTCTATTGGCATTTGTGGGGCAACCTCAACTCCACAATGGCAAATGGAAGAAGTAAAAGAAACCATATTATCATTTTAG
- a CDS encoding glutathione peroxidase encodes MKAIIITSALLLVGAFVFYSFRNRKAENTVKGKSFYDLKIQSLDGKTTIDLSQFKGKKVLCVNVASKCGYTPQYEGLQKLYDAHKDKLVIIGFPCNQFMAQESGTTEEIATFCKKNYGVTFPLTEKIDVKGPTQHPVYQWLTNKETNGARDVEVKWNFGKFLIDENGKFVAYFPSKTEPLSEEIAQYLK; translated from the coding sequence ATGAAAGCAATAATTATTACCTCAGCCTTATTATTAGTAGGTGCATTTGTGTTTTATAGTTTCAGAAACCGCAAAGCAGAAAACACAGTAAAAGGAAAAAGTTTTTACGACCTTAAAATTCAATCGCTTGATGGTAAAACAACCATTGACTTAAGCCAGTTTAAAGGTAAAAAAGTATTGTGCGTAAACGTGGCCAGCAAATGTGGTTATACCCCGCAATACGAAGGCTTACAAAAGCTATACGATGCCCATAAAGATAAACTGGTTATTATAGGTTTTCCCTGCAACCAGTTTATGGCACAAGAGTCTGGAACAACAGAGGAGATAGCTACATTTTGTAAAAAGAACTATGGTGTTACTTTTCCTTTAACTGAAAAAATAGATGTAAAAGGTCCAACCCAACATCCCGTTTACCAATGGTTAACCAATAAAGAAACCAATGGAGCAAGAGACGTAGAAGTGAAATGGAACTTTGGTAAGTTTTTAATTGATGAAAACGGCAAATTTGTAGCGTATTTCCCTAGTAAAACAGAACCGTTAAGCGAAGAAATAGCACAATATTTAAAATAA
- a CDS encoding phosphoribosyltransferase family protein: MLKYLVQLIYPNLCICCQNHLVASEQFVCTTCLLELPETNFHLVSNNQVEKTFWGRVKIERGMSLLFYKKGGKTAKLLFALKYHDNPEIATFLGRYYGTKIKNFCKENNITAVAAIPLHKAKLRMRGYNQSAMLAKGLAETLQIADLSPWLVRNKFTETQTKKSRIERSDNVSNVFEVADEKAFEGKHILLIDDVITTGATIESCANELLQIKGLQISVAGLAFAHHGV, encoded by the coding sequence ATGCTCAAATACTTAGTCCAATTAATCTATCCCAATTTATGTATTTGTTGCCAAAATCATTTGGTAGCCAGTGAGCAGTTTGTATGTACTACCTGCCTGTTAGAATTACCTGAAACCAATTTTCATTTAGTTAGTAATAATCAGGTAGAAAAAACCTTTTGGGGTAGGGTAAAAATAGAAAGAGGCATGTCATTGTTGTTTTATAAAAAAGGAGGTAAAACAGCTAAATTATTGTTTGCCTTAAAATACCACGACAACCCCGAAATAGCTACTTTCTTAGGAAGGTATTATGGCACAAAAATTAAAAATTTTTGCAAAGAAAACAATATAACAGCAGTAGCTGCCATTCCATTGCATAAAGCAAAATTGCGTATGCGTGGTTATAACCAAAGTGCCATGTTAGCCAAAGGCTTGGCCGAAACATTACAAATAGCAGATCTGAGCCCTTGGTTAGTGCGTAATAAATTCACCGAAACACAAACAAAAAAATCGAGAATAGAACGCAGCGATAATGTAAGCAACGTATTTGAGGTAGCCGATGAAAAAGCATTTGAAGGCAAACATATTTTATTGATAGACGATGTAATAACTACCGGAGCTACCATTGAAAGTTGCGCCAATGAGCTACTGCAAATTAAAGGTTTACAAATAAGTGTGGCAGGCCTGGCCTTTGCCCATCATGGCGTATAG
- a CDS encoding cation:dicarboxylase symporter family transporter, with amino-acid sequence MIKPKTIKTPLIGNLTVQIIIAMILGAILGIVIHTHYDIDFAKTFSGYIKMLATVFIRLVQMIISPLVFTTLVVGIAKFGDIKAVGRIGAKAMGWFFTASFISLLIGMFWVNILQPGNGLNLSNIDITSAKDVTEKTHSFSAQNFIEHIIPKSIVEAMAYNEILQIVIFAIFFGLAAASIGEHAKPVINALDKTSHIILKMVNYVMYFAPIGVFGAIAGVFAIRDLNELLLTYAKFFGSFLVGISTLWIFLLLIGFVFLRYKMKTLLKHIFSPIMIAFGTTSSEAVFPKLTEELERFGIKDKVVSFMLPLGYSFNLDGSMMYMTFASIFIAQAYGIPLDLPTQLTMLFVLMLTSKGIAGVPRASLVVVAATCGMFNIPIEGIALILPIDHFCDMFRSATNVLGNALATSVVAKWENEV; translated from the coding sequence ATGATAAAACCTAAAACCATTAAAACACCTCTAATCGGTAATTTAACAGTTCAGATCATTATCGCTATGATATTGGGGGCAATCTTGGGCATTGTTATTCATACTCATTATGACATTGATTTTGCCAAAACCTTTAGTGGTTATATAAAAATGTTAGCAACCGTTTTTATAAGATTAGTGCAAATGATTATTTCACCCTTGGTATTTACCACATTGGTAGTTGGCATTGCAAAATTTGGTGATATAAAAGCAGTAGGAAGAATAGGAGCCAAGGCGATGGGATGGTTTTTTACAGCATCTTTTATCTCCCTATTAATTGGTATGTTTTGGGTAAATATTTTACAACCCGGAAATGGATTAAACCTTTCCAATATTGATATAACTAGTGCGAAGGATGTAACAGAAAAAACCCATAGTTTCTCCGCTCAAAATTTTATCGAACACATTATTCCAAAAAGTATCGTAGAAGCAATGGCATACAATGAAATTCTTCAAATTGTAATTTTTGCCATATTCTTTGGTCTTGCAGCAGCGTCAATTGGCGAACATGCGAAACCAGTAATCAACGCTTTAGATAAAACATCGCATATAATTTTGAAAATGGTTAATTATGTAATGTATTTTGCACCCATTGGCGTATTTGGTGCTATTGCAGGTGTTTTTGCTATACGTGATTTGAATGAATTATTGTTGACATATGCCAAATTTTTTGGGTCGTTTCTTGTGGGAATTTCTACACTATGGATTTTCTTACTATTAATCGGTTTTGTTTTTCTACGTTATAAAATGAAAACATTACTGAAACATATATTTTCACCAATAATGATTGCATTTGGAACCACCAGTTCTGAAGCTGTTTTTCCTAAATTGACAGAAGAATTAGAACGATTTGGCATAAAAGACAAAGTAGTTTCATTTATGTTGCCATTAGGCTACTCATTTAACCTTGATGGAAGTATGATGTATATGACATTTGCCAGTATATTTATAGCACAAGCTTATGGAATACCACTCGATTTACCAACTCAACTAACCATGCTTTTTGTATTGATGCTGACAAGTAAAGGCATAGCAGGTGTTCCAAGGGCAAGTTTGGTGGTAGTGGCAGCCACTTGTGGTATGTTTAATATTCCTATTGAAGGTATTGCGCTTATTTTACCCATTGATCATTTTTGTGATATGTTTAGAAGTGCCACCAATGTTTTGGGAAATGCATTGGCAACGAGTGTAGTAGCTAAGTGGGAAAATGAAGTATAA
- a CDS encoding TIGR00730 family Rossman fold protein has product MSTEKFYSLREKYANSERRFLAGKRNRRRDFLFSLKVLWEFWKGFHGFRKIGPCITVFGSARFDENNKWYKKTVEIGGRISELGLTVLSGGGPGIMEASNRGAFEKRGRSVGCNIVLPFEQHLNPYVDYSVTIRYFFVRKVFLIKYSYGFVVMPGGMGTLDELFEALTLIQTGKIEGFPVVLFGTEYWKKMIEFLDVMVTEKTISPNDLNLLLVTDSVDETIEHLKKHTIQKFHLKKERRKKPRGWASDLIFGHKLVP; this is encoded by the coding sequence ATGTCGACAGAAAAATTTTATTCATTAAGAGAGAAATATGCCAATAGTGAACGAAGGTTTTTGGCAGGAAAGCGTAACAGAAGACGCGATTTTTTATTCAGCTTAAAAGTATTGTGGGAGTTTTGGAAAGGGTTCCATGGATTTAGAAAAATAGGCCCATGTATTACCGTTTTCGGGAGTGCTCGTTTTGATGAAAACAACAAGTGGTATAAAAAAACAGTAGAGATTGGTGGCCGCATTTCAGAATTAGGTTTAACCGTACTGTCAGGTGGAGGACCGGGTATAATGGAAGCCTCTAACAGAGGTGCTTTTGAAAAAAGAGGAAGAAGCGTAGGTTGTAATATTGTATTGCCTTTCGAGCAACATTTAAATCCTTATGTAGACTACTCCGTAACCATCCGTTACTTTTTTGTACGTAAAGTGTTTTTAATTAAATACAGCTACGGGTTTGTGGTAATGCCCGGTGGTATGGGTACTTTAGACGAATTGTTTGAAGCACTTACTTTAATACAAACAGGCAAAATAGAAGGATTTCCCGTAGTGCTTTTTGGTACAGAATATTGGAAAAAAATGATTGAATTTTTGGATGTAATGGTAACTGAAAAAACCATTTCGCCTAACGATTTAAACTTGTTATTGGTAACAGATTCCGTTGACGAAACCATTGAGCATTTAAAGAAACATACCATTCAAAAATTCCATTTAAAAAAGGAAAGACGCAAAAAACCACGTGGCTGGGCAAGCGATCTTATATTTGGACACAAACTAGTTCCTTAA
- the ettA gene encoding energy-dependent translational throttle protein EttA, producing MSDNKIIFSMAGVSKTHPPQKQVLKNIYLSFFYGAKIGVLGLNGSGKSSLLKIIAGIDKSFQGEVVFDKDYKIGFLEQEPNLDDTKTVLECVKEGVKHITDLLEEFEEINNKLADPNLDSDEMMKILDRQAVVMELLDQNDAWELDTKLDKAMDALRCPEPDQMVNVLSGGERRRVALCRLLLSNPDILLLDEPTNHLDAESVDWLEQYLKNFPGTVIAVTHDRYFLDNVAGWILELDRGEGIPWKGNYSSWLEQKANRLKAEEKAEGKRAKALERELDWVRQGAKGRQTKQKARLNAYDRMLSEDQREKEQTLELFIPPGPRLGDVVIEAQGVSKSYGNKLLYENLNFSLPKGGIVGIIGPNGVGKTTLFRMMMGLEQPDSGTFKVGETVKTAYVDQSHKDLLPDKTVFEVISGGTETIVVGTQQVNARAYVSKFNFGGSDQGKKVSVLSGGERNRVHLAITLKEGGNVLLLDEPTNDIDVNTLRALEEAIENFAGCVVVISHDRWFINRIATHILAFEGNSQVYFFEGDYSAYEENKKQRLGDSAPHRVRFKNIN from the coding sequence ATGTCAGATAATAAAATTATATTCTCTATGGCAGGTGTGAGTAAAACCCACCCACCACAAAAACAAGTTTTAAAAAACATTTACCTGTCGTTTTTCTATGGCGCTAAAATTGGCGTATTAGGTTTAAACGGTTCAGGTAAATCAAGCTTACTAAAAATTATAGCCGGTATTGATAAAAGTTTTCAAGGCGAAGTAGTTTTTGATAAGGATTATAAAATTGGCTTTTTAGAACAAGAGCCTAATTTAGACGATACCAAAACAGTATTGGAATGTGTGAAAGAAGGCGTTAAACACATTACCGATTTATTAGAAGAGTTTGAAGAAATTAACAACAAACTAGCCGACCCTAATTTGGATAGCGATGAGATGATGAAAATTTTGGATAGACAAGCCGTAGTAATGGAATTGTTAGACCAAAACGATGCATGGGAGTTAGATACTAAATTAGATAAAGCAATGGATGCATTGCGTTGCCCTGAGCCTGACCAAATGGTAAATGTACTTTCAGGTGGTGAACGCAGGCGTGTGGCTTTATGCCGTTTGTTGTTAAGTAACCCCGATATTTTATTATTAGATGAGCCAACCAATCACTTAGATGCGGAGAGTGTTGACTGGTTAGAACAATATTTGAAAAATTTCCCCGGTACCGTTATAGCAGTAACGCATGACAGGTACTTCTTAGATAACGTAGCCGGTTGGATTTTAGAGTTAGACAGGGGAGAAGGTATTCCGTGGAAAGGAAATTACAGCAGTTGGTTAGAGCAAAAAGCCAATCGTTTAAAAGCAGAAGAGAAAGCAGAAGGCAAACGTGCCAAAGCATTAGAGCGTGAGTTAGATTGGGTACGTCAGGGAGCTAAAGGTCGTCAAACAAAACAAAAAGCACGTTTGAATGCCTACGACAGAATGTTAAGCGAAGACCAAAGAGAAAAAGAACAAACATTGGAATTGTTTATTCCTCCCGGTCCGCGTTTGGGCGATGTGGTTATTGAAGCGCAAGGCGTAAGTAAATCTTATGGCAATAAGTTATTATACGAAAACTTAAACTTTAGTTTACCTAAAGGAGGTATAGTAGGTATTATAGGTCCGAATGGAGTTGGTAAAACTACCTTGTTCCGTATGATGATGGGCTTGGAACAACCTGATAGCGGTACCTTTAAAGTAGGTGAAACAGTTAAAACAGCTTATGTTGACCAAAGCCATAAAGATTTATTACCAGACAAAACAGTATTTGAAGTAATTAGCGGTGGAACAGAAACCATAGTAGTAGGTACACAGCAAGTAAATGCAAGAGCTTACGTATCCAAATTTAATTTTGGTGGCAGCGACCAGGGTAAAAAGGTAAGCGTACTTTCAGGTGGAGAACGTAACCGTGTGCATTTAGCTATTACATTAAAGGAAGGTGGTAACGTATTGTTATTAGATGAGCCTACCAATGATATAGACGTAAATACTTTACGTGCTTTAGAAGAAGCCATTGAAAACTTTGCAGGTTGCGTGGTTGTTATTTCCCATGACAGGTGGTTTATTAACCGTATTGCTACCCATATTTTAGCATTTGAAGGAAACTCGCAGGTATATTTCTTTGAGGGTGATTACAGCGCTTACGAAGAAAACAAAAAACAACGTTTAGGTGATTCAGCACCACATAGAGTAAGATTTAAAAATATCAATTAA
- a CDS encoding T9SS type A sorting domain-containing protein, with amino-acid sequence MKKTISLIVLLLISSYTIQAQNTWLKTFGSLEFDHLDRVTTDDSNNVYVAGRMRANMTVGDTTLTKINSSGSYNYFVVKYTESGNFVWALNVDIPAGIDQASGLACDKLGFVYMAIEKPGTLFKITPNGTVAIKKTMQAGNARLSNVVIDTNLNVWIGGSFSQYNFSLDGLPAMPHLNGTGMYIAKLDSSLTGQMVIPIGSNSLSSRVGRIALKDSLVYVYTNSDNSVYIGNDTIKDARIITASFSKSGNYKWAKGIYLNGTSTGSQHAWDMAVSDNHQVVITGEFYEPIKIDNTVLSNPNDKENFFIASYNKDGSLGWAKRSTTIYSSGNAVQFLFNGKIAVIADYSFSFGLGGTTGGDGISNKRYSLMMGLDKDGNTDWIKTLGQKDWTYAVDLAIDKKGNWYLGGNFQATTTNQIDGNNVAVVGEADAYVLKNFAIAAPSINSTNFCNDNTPKIISAIGNNITWYSDSLTNNIIQQGGNTITLNLTADTVVYVTQSSGPAISKPVKVVVKVFALKPVTLTQNGNTLAVQPAIGKSYQWYNNGVLLNGVNTASIYATANGTYYAIAIDSNNCKNYTDSIPFVNNGVNEIKGQYLHLFPNPNKGQFEISSNTSGIYYIVNQIGQTVHTFEIHAHETNTVYTGDLPAGVYSIMTQNANGLLPQKLVIIH; translated from the coding sequence ATGAAAAAAACAATCTCACTCATCGTTTTACTACTCATAAGCAGTTATACTATACAAGCACAAAACACCTGGCTTAAAACCTTTGGTTCTTTGGAGTTTGACCATTTAGACAGAGTAACCACCGATGATTCAAACAATGTATATGTGGCAGGACGAATGCGTGCAAATATGACTGTGGGCGATACTACTCTAACTAAAATAAACTCAAGTGGTTCCTATAATTATTTTGTAGTCAAGTATACTGAATCGGGCAATTTTGTTTGGGCTTTAAATGTTGATATACCTGCGGGAATTGACCAGGCAAGTGGCTTGGCTTGCGATAAGCTTGGTTTTGTTTATATGGCTATTGAAAAGCCAGGTACTCTTTTTAAAATTACCCCAAATGGAACAGTTGCTATTAAAAAAACGATGCAAGCAGGGAATGCTCGTTTATCGAACGTTGTAATCGATACCAACTTAAATGTATGGATTGGGGGTTCATTTAGTCAATATAATTTTAGTTTAGATGGCTTGCCTGCTATGCCTCATTTAAACGGAACAGGCATGTATATAGCTAAACTCGATTCGAGTTTAACAGGGCAAATGGTTATTCCTATTGGTAGCAATAGCCTTAGTTCACGTGTTGGTAGAATTGCTTTAAAAGATAGTTTGGTTTATGTTTATACCAACTCTGACAATAGTGTTTATATAGGCAACGACACTATAAAAGATGCCCGTATAATTACTGCCAGTTTTAGTAAATCGGGTAATTACAAATGGGCTAAAGGCATCTACTTAAATGGTACTTCTACAGGTAGTCAGCACGCTTGGGATATGGCCGTTTCTGATAATCATCAGGTAGTTATTACGGGCGAATTTTACGAACCAATAAAAATTGACAATACCGTTTTAAGCAACCCTAACGATAAAGAGAATTTTTTTATCGCATCGTACAATAAAGATGGAAGCTTAGGCTGGGCCAAACGTTCTACTACCATATATTCATCGGGCAATGCTGTTCAATTTTTATTCAATGGAAAAATAGCTGTTATAGCTGATTATAGTTTTTCATTTGGTTTGGGAGGCACTACTGGAGGTGATGGTATAAGTAACAAACGCTACTCCTTAATGATGGGTTTAGATAAAGACGGAAATACTGATTGGATTAAAACACTGGGTCAAAAAGATTGGACCTATGCGGTAGATTTAGCTATAGATAAAAAAGGCAACTGGTACCTTGGCGGTAATTTCCAAGCCACTACCACCAATCAAATAGACGGGAACAATGTTGCTGTAGTAGGCGAAGCTGATGCATATGTATTGAAAAACTTTGCCATTGCTGCTCCATCGATAAACAGTACAAACTTTTGTAACGACAATACGCCCAAAATTATCAGTGCAATTGGAAATAACATAACTTGGTATAGCGATTCATTGACCAATAATATTATACAACAAGGCGGCAATACTATAACTCTTAACCTAACAGCAGATACTGTAGTTTATGTAACCCAAAGCTCGGGCCCGGCTATCAGTAAGCCAGTAAAAGTAGTAGTTAAAGTATTTGCTTTAAAACCTGTTACACTAACTCAAAATGGCAATACACTTGCTGTGCAACCGGCTATTGGTAAAAGCTATCAATGGTATAACAATGGTGTGCTATTGAATGGTGTAAATACAGCCTCTATTTATGCAACGGCTAATGGGACTTATTATGCCATTGCTATTGACAGTAACAACTGTAAAAACTATACTGATTCTATTCCTTTTGTAAACAATGGTGTAAACGAAATAAAAGGTCAATATCTACACTTATTTCCAAATCCTAACAAAGGACAATTTGAAATCAGCAGCAATACAAGTGGCATCTATTATATCGTTAATCAAATAGGGCAAACAGTACATACTTTTGAAATACATGCGCATGAAACCAATACTGTGTATACAGGTGATTTGCCTGCCGGTGTGTATAGCATCATGACTCAAAATGCAAATGGTTTATTACCTCAAAAACTAGTTATTATACATTAA
- the dxs gene encoding 1-deoxy-D-xylulose-5-phosphate synthase, which translates to MEIKAGPFLDPIHYPADLRKVNESDLVKVCADLRQYIIDTVSVYGGHFGASLGVVELSVALHYAFNTPYDQLVWDVGHQAYGHKILTGRRDKFYTNRVYKGVSGFPKRAESEYDTFGVGHSSTSISAALGMAVASRLKGEFDRQHIAIIGDGAMTAGLAFEGLNHAGVENSNIIVILNDNCMSIDPNVGALKEYLTDITTSPTYNKFKDDVWKALNKLDKVGKFSSDVITKIHDTLKSGLLRQSNLFESLRFRYFGPVDGHDVNHLVKVLEDLKKIPGPKLLHCVTVKGKGYALAEKDQTKWHAPGLFDKVTGEIFKTVTDKPQPPKYQDVFGHTLVELAEANKKIVGITPAMPSGSSLNIMMKAMPDRAFDVGIAEQHAVTFSAGLATQGLVPFCNIYSSFMQRAYDQVVHDVALQNLHVVFCMDRAGLAGADGQTHHGMIDIPYMRCIPNMVVSAPMNEEELRNLMYTASLDKNAGPFSIRYPRGNGVMPDWKRPLQELTIGKGRKLKDGQEIAIVSFGTAGNLASDAIEKLAGENIQAAHYDLRFVKPIDEEMLHEVFSKYSKVLTVEDGTIVGGAGSAILEFMAANNYHAQVKMLGMPDKITEHGEQPELYAECGFDAKSITKTVKVMLHENVMA; encoded by the coding sequence ATGGAAATAAAAGCCGGACCTTTTTTAGACCCCATCCACTACCCTGCCGATTTACGAAAAGTAAATGAATCAGATTTAGTAAAAGTATGTGCCGATTTGCGTCAGTACATTATTGATACTGTTTCGGTATATGGTGGGCACTTTGGTGCAAGTTTAGGTGTAGTAGAATTATCTGTTGCCTTACATTATGCATTTAACACCCCATACGACCAATTGGTTTGGGATGTGGGACACCAAGCTTACGGGCACAAAATTTTAACCGGCCGAAGAGATAAATTTTACACCAACCGTGTTTACAAAGGTGTTTCAGGTTTCCCTAAAAGAGCTGAAAGCGAATACGATACTTTTGGAGTAGGTCACTCCTCTACTTCAATATCAGCAGCATTAGGTATGGCCGTTGCTTCCCGCTTAAAAGGGGAGTTTGACAGACAACACATTGCCATTATTGGCGATGGTGCCATGACTGCAGGCTTAGCCTTTGAAGGATTAAACCATGCAGGCGTTGAAAACAGCAATATCATTGTTATTTTAAACGACAACTGTATGAGCATTGACCCGAACGTTGGTGCTTTAAAAGAATACTTAACAGATATTACTACTTCGCCAACGTATAACAAATTTAAAGACGATGTTTGGAAGGCTTTAAACAAGCTGGACAAAGTTGGAAAATTCTCAAGCGATGTAATTACTAAAATACATGATACCCTTAAATCAGGTTTATTACGTCAAAGCAATTTATTTGAATCGTTACGTTTCAGATACTTTGGACCGGTAGATGGACACGATGTAAACCATTTGGTAAAAGTATTGGAAGACTTAAAGAAAATACCGGGACCTAAATTATTGCATTGTGTAACGGTAAAAGGTAAAGGTTATGCCTTGGCAGAAAAAGACCAAACCAAATGGCATGCACCAGGTTTGTTTGATAAAGTAACAGGTGAAATATTTAAAACCGTTACCGATAAACCTCAACCCCCAAAATATCAGGATGTGTTTGGACACACTTTGGTTGAATTAGCTGAAGCCAATAAAAAAATTGTGGGCATTACGCCTGCCATGCCTTCAGGTTCTTCATTAAATATTATGATGAAAGCCATGCCTGACAGAGCTTTTGATGTAGGCATAGCAGAACAACATGCAGTAACATTTTCTGCAGGATTAGCCACACAAGGTTTAGTACCATTTTGCAATATTTACTCCTCATTTATGCAACGTGCTTACGATCAAGTAGTGCATGATGTAGCTTTACAAAACTTACATGTTGTATTTTGTATGGATAGAGCAGGCTTAGCCGGTGCCGATGGTCAAACTCACCATGGTATGATTGATATTCCATATATGCGCTGTATACCTAATATGGTAGTATCAGCTCCTATGAACGAAGAAGAATTGCGTAACTTAATGTACACGGCTTCGTTGGATAAAAATGCAGGTCCATTTTCTATTCGTTACCCAAGAGGTAATGGTGTAATGCCCGATTGGAAAAGACCATTACAAGAATTAACTATAGGTAAAGGACGTAAATTAAAAGACGGACAAGAAATAGCCATTGTATCGTTTGGTACTGCAGGCAATTTAGCCAGTGATGCTATTGAAAAATTAGCAGGCGAAAATATTCAGGCAGCTCATTACGACTTACGTTTTGTTAAACCTATTGATGAAGAAATGTTACACGAAGTATTTAGCAAATACAGCAAAGTGCTAACCGTAGAAGATGGAACCATAGTAGGTGGAGCAGGAAGCGCTATATTGGAGTTTATGGCTGCTAACAATTACCATGCACAGGTTAAAATGTTGGGTATGCCTGATAAAATAACTGAACATGGTGAACAACCTGAGTTGTATGCTGAATGTGGTTTCGATGCCAAATCAATAACCAAAACAGTAAAAGTAATGTTACATGAAAATGTAATGGCATAA